Proteins from a single region of Magnetococcales bacterium:
- a CDS encoding type II toxin-antitoxin system HicB family antitoxin: protein MTPMMHKGYAARIEYSDEDECFVGRVAGIKSIITFHGESVSEVRQAFREAIDFYLETCSARGESPDKPFSGKIMARIPPELHARAISVAEALGKNLNQFVAEAIERAVKS, encoded by the coding sequence ATGACCCCCATGATGCACAAGGGCTATGCCGCCCGGATCGAATACAGCGACGAGGATGAATGCTTCGTTGGTCGGGTCGCGGGCATCAAATCGATCATCACCTTCCACGGTGAGTCCGTTTCCGAAGTGCGACAGGCATTTCGAGAGGCCATCGATTTCTATCTGGAAACCTGCTCGGCCAGAGGCGAAAGTCCTGACAAGCCCTTCTCCGGCAAAATCATGGCAAGGATTCCGCCGGAACTACACGCCCGGGCCATCTCGGTGGCCGAGGCCCTTGGCAAGAACCTCAATCAGTTCGTTGCCGAAGCCATCGAACGGGCTGTGAAGTCCTGA
- a CDS encoding type II toxin-antitoxin system HicA family toxin: MNSRHRKTLETIFSLPVPASLAWNRIEALFVALGAEVIEGRGSRVGFKLHGERADFHRPHPGKEAKPYQVRATRDFLERIGVRP; the protein is encoded by the coding sequence ATGAACAGCAGACATCGCAAGACCCTTGAGACCATCTTCTCGCTTCCGGTTCCCGCATCGCTCGCATGGAACAGGATTGAGGCGTTGTTCGTGGCGCTCGGGGCCGAGGTGATCGAAGGCAGAGGTTCACGGGTCGGATTCAAGCTGCATGGCGAACGCGCCGACTTTCATCGTCCACATCCGGGCAAGGAAGCCAAGCCCTATCAAGTTCGCGCAACCCGCGACTTTCTGGAACGAATTGGAGTCAGGCCATGA